A part of Desulfomicrobium baculatum DSM 4028 genomic DNA contains:
- the rpiB gene encoding ribose 5-phosphate isomerase B, whose product MRTIIFGSDHAGFGLKNILMEHLAGRFDTVDVGTHSLESCDYPNIAGKLATEVIALKATGILICGSGIGVSITANRFEGIRAALCANEYMARMSRMHNDANVLCMGERIIGVDLAKAIADAFLGTEFEGGRHQRRVDLIDRQTPSHQPS is encoded by the coding sequence ATGCGCACCATCATCTTCGGCTCCGACCACGCAGGCTTCGGCCTCAAGAACATTCTGATGGAGCACCTCGCAGGGCGCTTTGACACCGTCGATGTCGGCACCCACTCTCTGGAGAGCTGCGACTACCCGAACATCGCGGGAAAATTGGCCACGGAAGTGATCGCGCTTAAAGCCACCGGCATCCTTATCTGCGGCTCCGGCATCGGCGTATCCATCACCGCCAACCGCTTCGAGGGCATCCGCGCCGCCCTGTGCGCCAACGAGTACATGGCCCGCATGAGCCGCATGCACAACGACGCCAATGTGCTGTGCATGGGCGAACGCATCATCGGCGTGGACCTGGCCAAGGCCATCGCCGACGCGTTCCTCGGCACCGAGTTCGAGGGCGGACGCCACCAGCGCCGCGTGGACCTGATCGACCGGCAGACCCCTTCACATCAACCATCATAA
- the tkt gene encoding transketolase: protein MTTNASPIDTKAVNVIKGLIMDTVRASNSGHPGGAMSSADYAYVLFKEFLSFDPKDAKWFNRDRFVLSAGHESALLYALLTLQGNLGVEDLKAFRQFGSKTPGHPEHDMTDGVEATTGPLGQGFAMAGGMAVAEAFLREYLDAESAGHFTYVLVSDGDVQEPICLGSAALFGQWGLGRLIAYYDSNKIQLAGPTCRVDNIDHKALFESMRWQVIEIDGHDHEQIRKAILAGQAETSKPTLIIGHTTMAKGCATLEGSESTHGSPLPEAEIKATKIKLGLPDEEFHLPDDVLDTFRSRFAALRNGRQAWDKALAAKLADSAFAAKWENATTPACQRSLNWPEFESGAGVATRKAFGACLGAMMEQLPTLMGGSADLDPSNQTVKFRETVGIFNATTNALGRNLCFGVREFPMGAILNGLALHGGIVPFGATFLVFSDYERNAIRMSALQHLPVLHVFTHDSFFVGEDGPTHQPIEHVSSLRLIPNLLVLRPADARESAACMAVALKQKSRPSVLIFTRQGLPVLELPQPLEEHVGKGAYVVRDPEGAAPEMLLLASGSEVHLAVEAAEACSELKIRVVSVPSMELFDEQSAEYREAVMPRSITRRVAIEAGRTDLWYKYVGLDGKVWGINHFGASAPAGVLKEKYGFTTANLIKFIRE from the coding sequence ATGACCACCAACGCTTCCCCAATAGATACCAAGGCCGTCAACGTCATCAAGGGCCTGATCATGGACACGGTCCGCGCCTCCAACTCCGGCCATCCCGGCGGGGCCATGTCTTCGGCCGACTATGCCTATGTCCTGTTCAAGGAGTTCCTGAGCTTCGACCCCAAGGACGCCAAATGGTTCAACCGCGACCGCTTTGTGCTGTCCGCGGGTCATGAATCCGCCCTGCTTTACGCCCTGCTGACCTTGCAGGGCAACCTTGGCGTCGAGGATCTCAAGGCGTTCCGCCAGTTTGGCAGCAAGACCCCGGGACACCCCGAGCACGACATGACCGACGGAGTCGAAGCCACCACAGGGCCACTCGGCCAGGGATTCGCCATGGCCGGCGGCATGGCCGTGGCCGAAGCCTTTCTGCGCGAATATCTGGACGCCGAGAGCGCCGGACACTTCACCTACGTGCTGGTTTCCGACGGCGACGTGCAGGAGCCCATTTGTCTTGGCAGCGCGGCCCTTTTCGGCCAGTGGGGACTGGGCAGGCTCATCGCCTACTATGACAGCAACAAGATTCAGCTGGCCGGTCCGACCTGCCGGGTTGACAACATCGACCACAAGGCTCTCTTCGAGAGCATGCGCTGGCAGGTCATCGAGATCGACGGCCATGATCACGAACAGATCCGCAAGGCCATCCTGGCCGGTCAGGCCGAAACCTCCAAGCCGACCCTGATCATCGGCCATACGACCATGGCCAAGGGCTGCGCCACCCTGGAAGGAAGCGAATCCACTCACGGATCCCCCCTGCCGGAAGCGGAAATCAAGGCCACCAAGATCAAGCTCGGCCTGCCCGACGAGGAATTCCACCTGCCCGATGATGTGCTCGATACCTTCCGCTCCCGCTTCGCGGCCCTGCGCAACGGCCGCCAGGCCTGGGACAAGGCCCTGGCAGCAAAACTCGCCGATTCGGCCTTCGCGGCCAAATGGGAAAACGCGACCACCCCGGCCTGCCAGCGCAGCCTGAACTGGCCCGAATTTGAATCCGGTGCCGGCGTGGCCACGCGCAAGGCTTTCGGGGCGTGCCTCGGAGCCATGATGGAGCAGCTGCCCACGCTCATGGGCGGCTCGGCGGACCTCGACCCGTCCAACCAGACCGTCAAGTTCCGTGAAACCGTGGGCATTTTCAACGCCACGACCAATGCCCTGGGCCGCAACCTCTGCTTCGGCGTGCGCGAGTTCCCCATGGGCGCTATCCTGAACGGTCTGGCCCTGCACGGCGGCATCGTTCCCTTCGGCGCGACCTTCCTGGTCTTCTCCGACTACGAGCGCAACGCCATCCGCATGTCCGCCCTGCAGCACCTGCCGGTGTTGCACGTCTTTACCCACGATTCCTTTTTCGTCGGCGAAGACGGACCGACCCACCAGCCCATCGAGCATGTCAGCTCCCTGCGGCTGATCCCGAACCTGCTGGTGCTGCGCCCCGCCGACGCACGCGAAAGCGCGGCATGCATGGCCGTGGCCCTGAAGCAGAAGTCCCGCCCCTCGGTGCTCATCTTCACCCGCCAGGGCCTGCCCGTGCTGGAGCTGCCCCAGCCTTTGGAAGAGCATGTGGGCAAGGGCGCCTACGTGGTCCGCGACCCCGAAGGCGCGGCCCCGGAAATGCTGCTGCTGGCTTCCGGCTCGGAAGTGCATCTGGCCGTGGAAGCGGCCGAGGCGTGTTCGGAGCTGAAAATCCGCGTCGTGTCTGTGCCCAGCATGGAACTTTTCGACGAGCAGAGCGCCGAGTACCGCGAAGCCGTCATGCCCCGCTCCATCACCCGCCGCGTGGCCATCGAAGCCGGACGCACGGACCTGTGGTACAAATACGTTGGGCTGGATGGAAAGGTATGGGGCATCA